A stretch of the Streptomyces sp. NBC_00078 genome encodes the following:
- a CDS encoding M1 family metallopeptidase, whose product MRQSRRQGVRSTTVLRREALTATVPVALAALLAAAGPASAGTGGAPGAGDPYFPLAGNGGYHVDHYGLTLRYDPASRHLDGTAVLTARATQHLTRFDLDFTGLKITGLTVDRAKAQYRRDGQELVVTPSRPLHPGEEFRVTVSYSGTPKPVTDPDGSLDGWIPTDDGAFVAGEPQGAMTWFPANNHPRDKSSYDITVTVPAGRTAVSNGVLVGQRTRHGRTTFHWRQREPMAAYLATATVGKFKVEQYNTRDGLRVYNAVDPREASQAAPVLKKLPSVLEWESKLFGPYPFRAAGSIVDRAPNVGYALETQSRPVYDSAPDLSTLVHENAHQWFGDSVSLTSWKDIWLNEGFATYAEWLYSEQHGGDSAQKSFDALYARPASDGLWAFPPSDPGSGAHIFDTPVYARGAMTLHELRGSVGDRTFFRILRTWAAVHRAGHGTTAQFVHLAERESGKNLDPLFTTWLYSRGKPNHH is encoded by the coding sequence ATGAGGCAGTCCCGCCGGCAGGGCGTCAGATCCACCACGGTCCTCCGTCGCGAGGCGCTGACCGCAACGGTCCCCGTCGCCCTCGCGGCGCTGCTCGCCGCCGCCGGGCCCGCCTCCGCCGGCACCGGCGGCGCACCCGGTGCCGGGGACCCGTACTTCCCGCTCGCCGGCAACGGCGGCTACCACGTCGACCACTACGGCCTGACCCTCCGTTACGACCCGGCGAGCCGCCACCTCGACGGCACCGCCGTCCTCACCGCCCGCGCCACCCAGCACCTGACCCGCTTCGACCTCGACTTCACGGGCTTGAAGATCACCGGCCTGACCGTCGACCGCGCGAAGGCGCAGTACCGCCGTGACGGCCAGGAACTCGTCGTCACCCCATCCCGGCCCCTGCATCCGGGCGAGGAGTTCCGCGTCACCGTCTCCTACAGCGGCACCCCGAAGCCGGTCACCGACCCGGACGGCTCGCTCGACGGCTGGATACCCACCGACGACGGGGCGTTCGTCGCAGGGGAGCCACAGGGCGCCATGACCTGGTTCCCGGCGAACAACCACCCGAGGGACAAGTCGTCGTACGACATCACGGTCACCGTGCCCGCCGGACGCACCGCGGTCTCCAACGGCGTCCTGGTGGGCCAGCGGACCAGGCACGGACGCACCACGTTCCACTGGCGCCAGCGCGAACCGATGGCCGCCTACCTCGCCACCGCGACAGTAGGCAAGTTCAAGGTCGAGCAGTACAACACCCGCGACGGCCTCCGCGTCTACAACGCCGTCGACCCGCGCGAGGCGTCCCAGGCGGCGCCCGTCCTGAAGAAGCTGCCGTCCGTCCTGGAATGGGAGAGCAAGCTCTTCGGGCCCTACCCCTTCCGCGCCGCCGGATCGATCGTGGACCGCGCGCCGAACGTCGGGTACGCGCTGGAGACCCAGTCCCGTCCGGTCTACGACTCTGCCCCGGACCTGAGCACCCTCGTCCACGAGAACGCCCACCAGTGGTTCGGCGACTCGGTGTCGCTGACCTCGTGGAAGGACATCTGGCTCAACGAGGGCTTCGCGACCTACGCCGAGTGGCTCTACAGCGAGCAGCACGGCGGCGACAGCGCCCAGAAGAGCTTCGACGCGCTCTACGCCCGCCCGGCGAGCGACGGCCTGTGGGCGTTCCCGCCCAGCGACCCCGGCAGCGGCGCGCACATCTTCGACACCCCCGTCTACGCCCGCGGCGCGATGACCCTGCACGAACTCCGCGGGAGCGTCGGCGACCGTACGTTCTTCCGCATCCTGCGGACCTGGGCGGCCGTGCACCGCGCAGGACACGGGACGACCGCGCAGTTCGTGCACCTCGCGGAGCGTGAGTCCGGCAAGAACCTCGACCCTCTGTTCACCACCTGGCTGTACAGTCGGGGAAAGCCGAACCACCACTGA
- a CDS encoding DUF488 domain-containing protein — protein sequence MSVRVRRVYEPPEPDDGVRVLVDRLWPRGLSKEAARVEEWPKALTPSTGLRRWYHTGEGSYEEFADRYEAELDAPEAAELLLHVRDLAAKGPVTLLTAAKDPERSHAAVLVRLLDPPSR from the coding sequence ATGAGCGTGCGCGTGCGTCGCGTCTACGAACCGCCCGAGCCGGACGACGGCGTCCGCGTCCTGGTCGACCGGCTGTGGCCGCGCGGCCTGTCCAAGGAGGCGGCGCGGGTGGAGGAATGGCCCAAGGCCCTCACTCCGTCGACCGGGTTGCGCCGCTGGTATCACACGGGCGAGGGATCCTACGAGGAGTTCGCCGACCGTTACGAGGCCGAGCTGGACGCTCCCGAGGCCGCCGAACTCCTGCTCCACGTACGGGATTTGGCCGCCAAGGGGCCTGTGACGCTGCTGACCGCCGCCAAGGACCCCGAGCGGAGTCACGCCGCCGTGCTGGTCCGTCTGCTGGACCCGCCTTCCAGATAG
- a CDS encoding GMC oxidoreductase: MNNRPRPRDPDRGDREPARHEQLRPARPRTLPAPGTGGSRPARDPRRHDRRPARGPGPGPRPHARPLQPGPRGRRSADDGRTGHGPNPLRRRGPRGPHRRPKGTARPYPRRTRRAAGRDTPRDLHLSAFHPAGTAAAGGDPGRAPSDARSRLRGVEGVLVTDASVLPGCPEVNPQLGIMAAALAVTASYLEGGSSRRTSTAA; encoded by the coding sequence GTGAACAACCGGCCGCGACCGCGGGATCCTGATCGAGGCGACCGCGAGCCCGCCCGGCATGAGCAGCTTCGTCCTGCCCGGCCTCGGACGCTCCCTGCGCCGGGAACTGGAGGGAGCCGACCGGCTCGCGATCCTCGGCGCCATGATCGCCGACCGGCCCGTGGGCCGGGTCCTGGGCCAAGGCCGCACGCTCGTCCGCTACAGCCTGGACCCCGGGGACGGCGATCGGCTGATGACGGCCGTACGGGCCATGGGCCAAATCCTCTTCGCCGCCGGGGCCCACGAGGTCCTCACCGGCGTCCCAAGGGCACCGCGCGCCCATACCCTCGCCGAACTCGACGCGCTGCTGGCCGGGACACCCCGCGCGATCTGCACCTGTCGGCCTTCCACCCGGCCGGCACGGCCGCCGCGGGCGGCGATCCGGGGCGGGCGCCGTCCGATGCCCGGAGCCGTCTGCGGGGCGTCGAAGGTGTCCTCGTCACCGACGCCTCCGTCCTGCCCGGCTGCCCGGAGGTGAACCCCCAACTGGGCATCATGGCAGCCGCGTTGGCCGTCACCGCAAGCTATCTGGAAGGCGGGTCCAGCAGACGGACCAGCACGGCGGCGTGA